A single window of Candidatus Rhabdochlamydia oedothoracis DNA harbors:
- a CDS encoding IS630 family transposase, which translates to MKKLIPSQRADLEHKLKHPKDYSERNRLCVILGYDEGISTKNLAKTLRISPITVQKYLREYDSENKTGSSPRGGSKSKLSQDQKESLLKHLQEKTYLKVKGIIAYVHEQYGIKYSRSGMTDWLIQHGFVYKRPKKIPGKLDPEKQRIFIEQYRALKETLNPDEEIYFIDAVHPEHQSQAVCGWIKKGVQKTLQTSGKQLRLHFAGALCLTGMKIFTEEYKTVDADAMLDFFKKLEKQTEARIIHVILDNARSNKNKKLEEFLMSSRIKVHYLPPYSPNLNPIERLWKILKEKKVYNRYYETSVTFFQAIRGFFLEEIPKITDILKCRINDKFQVVDLNPIKLAV; encoded by the coding sequence ATGAAAAAACTGATCCCTAGCCAGAGAGCTGACTTAGAACACAAGTTAAAGCATCCAAAAGACTATTCTGAACGGAATAGGCTTTGTGTAATTTTGGGCTATGATGAGGGTATCTCAACAAAAAATCTTGCTAAAACACTCCGGATAAGCCCTATCACTGTTCAGAAATACCTCAGAGAATATGATTCCGAAAATAAAACTGGAAGTAGCCCTCGAGGCGGTAGCAAATCAAAACTTTCACAAGACCAAAAAGAGTCTCTACTAAAACACCTACAGGAAAAGACCTATCTTAAAGTCAAAGGGATCATAGCTTATGTGCATGAGCAATATGGGATAAAATATTCCCGAAGTGGCATGACAGATTGGCTCATACAGCACGGATTTGTTTATAAACGTCCTAAAAAGATTCCTGGGAAATTAGATCCTGAAAAACAACGAATTTTCATAGAACAATATAGGGCTTTAAAGGAGACCTTAAACCCTGATGAAGAGATCTATTTCATAGATGCTGTGCATCCTGAACATCAGTCCCAAGCCGTATGTGGATGGATCAAAAAAGGCGTTCAAAAGACTTTGCAGACATCCGGGAAACAATTGCGATTGCATTTTGCTGGAGCTCTTTGCCTGACAGGAATGAAGATTTTTACAGAGGAATATAAGACAGTTGATGCCGATGCAATGCTCGATTTTTTCAAGAAGCTAGAAAAACAGACAGAGGCTCGAATTATTCATGTAATTTTGGATAATGCAAGATCAAACAAAAATAAGAAACTAGAAGAGTTTCTGATGTCTTCTAGGATTAAAGTGCACTATCTCCCTCCTTATTCGCCGAATTTGAATCCTATTGAACGCTTGTGGAAGATCTTAAAGGAAAAGAAGGTATACAATCGATATTACGAAACGTCGGTGACTTTTTTTCAGGCAATTAGAGGATTCTTCTTAGAAGAGATACCGAAAATAACAGATATTTTGAAATGTAGGATAAACGACAAGTTTCAAGTCGTTGACTTAAATCCCATTAAGCTAGCCGTTTGA
- a CDS encoding phospholipase D-like domain-containing protein: protein MIINNINNSSGPSINQKETNKQQSSLAYKTCLFVLKTLCLVKIFKFIFSIKIIPAGSIGSFSGSAYCIYTKQLFSNSASTIASLLRGRKTIFLGLAKELMQSIRQPIAQNQFSACNAIACQNTMESFEWKKTLIQSADHNIVLSGNYCGGKAFDELLSIVKDQLEKKSQLKVVILSSDKFIDPSNREKISYLMASYSDRFQLVESPDIWTIGEKVKLSTNHSKILSIDYGKYFILGGSGIEDKYAYDDGLNDKAAFFTPHKTGLLHKILPRSFRDQDFVFYDEKGYEGVGGRVHIEAIQLAYAWMHYNKSQEQGSVTEKILLDQAINRSSPIVHTRIEQFHQNLNMNKDVNTKVLFTGPENTNNVFEQELIMQFDRATSRIVIDHMYFHPSQAIFDALVNAANRGIPVNLITNGYDKNSPMGHKAFGPRNRFNYIAFKNAVHKEYQEHINIYEFKVHKTTLHKKVIIVDDTIIAGSSNFGYKSLGPNSDHEINFIAKSALFAEQTLEAIKVDYQENHSKPVSKVTRLTIPEFVRTIIHSLSAFLVG, encoded by the coding sequence ATGATTATTAATAATATTAACAATAGTTCGGGTCCATCTATAAATCAAAAAGAAACAAATAAGCAACAATCCTCTTTAGCTTACAAAACTTGTCTTTTTGTTTTAAAAACTTTATGCCTTGTAAAGATATTCAAATTTATTTTTTCTATAAAAATTATACCAGCAGGCTCAATTGGAAGCTTTAGCGGGTCTGCTTATTGCATTTATACAAAACAACTCTTCTCAAATTCTGCTTCTACTATAGCTTCTTTGCTTAGGGGTAGAAAAACCATTTTTCTAGGTCTAGCCAAAGAGCTCATGCAATCTATTCGACAGCCAATTGCTCAAAATCAATTTAGTGCATGCAATGCAATTGCCTGTCAAAATACTATGGAATCTTTTGAATGGAAAAAAACACTTATTCAATCAGCTGATCATAACATTGTTTTATCTGGTAATTATTGTGGAGGGAAAGCATTTGATGAACTCTTATCAATAGTAAAAGATCAATTAGAAAAGAAATCTCAATTAAAAGTAGTTATTCTATCTTCGGATAAATTCATTGATCCATCTAATCGTGAAAAAATTAGTTATCTTATGGCTTCTTATTCCGATAGATTCCAATTAGTAGAGAGTCCTGATATATGGACGATTGGTGAAAAAGTAAAGCTTTCAACCAATCATTCTAAAATCCTGTCTATTGACTATGGTAAATATTTTATACTAGGAGGAAGCGGAATAGAGGATAAATATGCTTATGATGATGGTCTAAATGATAAAGCAGCTTTTTTTACTCCGCATAAAACAGGATTGCTTCATAAAATTTTACCTCGCAGCTTTCGCGATCAAGATTTTGTCTTTTATGATGAAAAAGGATATGAAGGAGTTGGAGGTAGAGTTCATATAGAGGCAATTCAATTGGCTTATGCATGGATGCATTATAATAAGAGTCAAGAACAGGGCAGCGTAACTGAAAAGATTCTTCTAGATCAAGCAATAAATCGATCCTCACCTATTGTTCATACAAGGATTGAGCAATTTCATCAAAATTTGAATATGAATAAAGATGTAAACACAAAAGTCTTATTCACTGGACCAGAGAACACTAACAATGTTTTCGAACAAGAATTAATTATGCAATTTGATCGAGCAACTTCGCGCATTGTGATTGATCATATGTATTTTCACCCCTCTCAAGCAATATTCGATGCTTTGGTTAATGCAGCAAATCGCGGAATACCTGTTAATCTTATTACCAATGGATATGACAAGAATAGTCCAATGGGTCATAAAGCTTTTGGTCCTCGTAACCGATTTAATTATATTGCATTTAAAAATGCAGTGCATAAAGAATATCAAGAACATATTAATATTTATGAATTCAAAGTACACAAAACCACTCTGCATAAAAAAGTGATTATCGTAGACGATACCATAATTGCAGGAAGCAGTAACTTTGGTTACAAAAGCTTAGGTCCAAATTCTGATCATGAAATCAATTTTATTGCAAAAAGCGCTTTATTTGCAGAACAAACTTTAGAAGCTATTAAAGTAGATTATCAAGAAAATCACTCTAAACCAGTTTCCAAGGTAACAAGGCTGACCATCCCCGAGTTTGTACGTACCATTATTCACTCTTTATCCGCTTTTCTAGTTGGTTAA
- the gnd gene encoding decarboxylating NADP(+)-dependent phosphogluconate dehydrogenase, translating to MAKADLGLIGLAVMGQNLVLNMIDRSYRIAVFNRTTTKVTEFLSGLKQETQIIGTYSLKELISSLKKPRKLLFMVKAGSPVDDLIDECLPLLEQGDIIIDGGNSHYPDTKRRTDFLQKKGILFIGAGISGGEKGARFGPSIMPGGNKQAWPILKQIFQNISAKAKEDGLPCCEWIGEGGAGHYVKMVHNGIEYGDMQLIAEAYFLLKTFVSNDPKQLHDIFAEWNLGYLNSFLIEITAKIFLQKEQDGTLLLDHILDVANQKGTGKWTGVSALDLGVPVSLITEAVYARCLSSLKEERLQAQKFFPQVTNSYTGTKKQLVLDIKQALYASKIISYTQGFMLMRAAAKEMKWDLNYGSIALIWRAGCIIRSGFLNDIKKAYDINADLPSLLFDAFFKKAIINAEVSWRKVIITAVQAGIPIPCFSSALAFFDGYRSGYLPANLIQTQRDFFGAHTYERTDKPRGQFFHTDWNKIEESS from the coding sequence ATGGCTAAAGCTGATTTAGGGTTAATAGGATTAGCTGTCATGGGACAAAATCTTGTGTTGAATATGATTGATCGTAGCTATAGGATTGCTGTATTTAATCGCACCACTACAAAAGTAACAGAATTTTTATCAGGTCTTAAACAAGAAACCCAAATCATAGGAACATATTCTTTAAAAGAGCTGATCTCTAGTTTGAAAAAGCCGCGTAAATTATTATTCATGGTTAAAGCAGGTAGTCCCGTTGACGACCTAATCGATGAATGTCTACCTCTTCTAGAACAGGGCGATATTATCATCGATGGAGGCAATAGTCACTATCCAGATACAAAGAGAAGAACCGATTTTTTGCAAAAGAAGGGAATTCTATTCATTGGAGCAGGAATTTCTGGAGGAGAAAAAGGGGCAAGGTTTGGACCTTCGATTATGCCAGGCGGTAACAAGCAAGCATGGCCCATCCTTAAACAAATTTTTCAGAATATTTCTGCAAAGGCAAAGGAAGATGGCCTTCCCTGTTGTGAATGGATTGGGGAAGGAGGAGCCGGTCATTATGTGAAAATGGTGCATAACGGGATTGAATATGGGGATATGCAACTGATTGCAGAAGCTTATTTTTTGCTAAAGACATTTGTTAGTAATGATCCAAAGCAACTACATGATATTTTTGCAGAATGGAATCTAGGCTACTTGAATAGCTTCTTAATTGAAATCACAGCTAAAATCTTTTTGCAAAAAGAGCAAGATGGAACCCTGCTATTAGACCATATCCTAGATGTAGCAAATCAAAAAGGTACGGGGAAATGGACAGGTGTTAGTGCTTTAGATTTAGGAGTCCCTGTGAGCTTAATCACAGAAGCTGTTTATGCAAGATGCTTATCTTCTTTAAAAGAAGAGCGATTGCAGGCCCAGAAATTCTTTCCTCAAGTTACCAATTCTTATACCGGTACAAAAAAGCAGTTAGTTTTAGATATAAAACAAGCCTTATATGCCTCTAAGATTATCAGTTATACGCAAGGTTTTATGCTGATGCGAGCTGCTGCTAAAGAGATGAAATGGGATCTTAATTACGGATCCATAGCACTTATTTGGCGAGCTGGATGTATTATTAGAAGTGGATTTTTAAATGATATTAAAAAAGCTTACGATATAAATGCAGATCTACCAAGCTTGCTTTTTGATGCCTTTTTTAAAAAAGCAATTATCAATGCCGAGGTTTCTTGGCGTAAAGTAATCATTACCGCTGTACAAGCTGGAATTCCTATTCCTTGTTTTAGTTCAGCGCTTGCATTTTTTGATGGGTATCGCAGTGGATATCTTCCAGCTAATCTCATTCAGACGCAAAGAGACTTCTTTGGGGCACATACCTATGAGAGAACTGACAAACCGCGTGGGCAATTTTTTCACACTGATTGGAATAAAATAGAAGAAAGCTCTTAA
- a CDS encoding N-acetylmuramoyl-L-alanine amidase family protein, with product MKRFRFIRWKICVGFIFSFLFLPDESHATVAGCVKPLVILDAGHGGKDSGASFGNFLEKRVNIITALLTKRHLEGLGYRVIMTRSKDIFIPLVRRVEIASQVKGDIFVSIHFNSSKNRQAKGIEVYYYSSKLLPRNRASQQLANCVLTRLIDQTEANSRGIKAGNFHVIRETTMPAVLVEGGFITNIQERQKIRQKTYLDQIALGVAQGIDKYFKMNKCPRRDLNARPAA from the coding sequence ATGAAGAGATTTAGGTTTATACGCTGGAAGATTTGCGTAGGGTTTATTTTTTCTTTTTTATTTTTACCGGACGAATCCCATGCAACAGTAGCAGGATGTGTGAAGCCCCTTGTTATATTAGATGCTGGGCATGGTGGAAAAGATAGTGGGGCCAGCTTTGGCAACTTTTTAGAGAAGAGAGTGAATATCATTACTGCTTTACTGACAAAAAGGCATTTAGAGGGATTGGGTTATCGTGTAATAATGACTCGTTCTAAGGATATTTTTATCCCTTTAGTTCGGCGCGTTGAAATTGCAAGTCAGGTTAAGGGAGATATTTTTGTAAGTATCCACTTTAACTCTTCGAAAAATAGACAAGCAAAAGGAATAGAGGTTTATTATTATTCGTCAAAACTCCTTCCTCGTAATAGAGCTTCCCAACAACTTGCTAATTGTGTCTTAACTAGACTAATTGACCAAACAGAGGCTAATTCAAGAGGGATTAAAGCAGGTAATTTTCATGTTATTCGAGAAACCACTATGCCAGCTGTGCTTGTTGAAGGGGGCTTTATTACCAACATTCAAGAAAGACAGAAAATAAGACAAAAGACGTATCTTGATCAAATCGCCTTGGGAGTTGCGCAAGGGATAGATAAATATTTTAAGATGAACAAATGTCCTCGGCGCGATTTGAACGCACGACCTGCCGCTTAG
- a CDS encoding UDP-N-acetylmuramoyl-L-alanyl-D-glutamate--2,6-diaminopimelate ligase, translated as MERIKLKNLLKRLKIKTYKGVKDLEITGICANSKLVAPGNLFIAKKGLSLNGAEFISEAIAAGATAVLTDLYNPFLSDVVQIIHPDVNAIEALLAKEYYHLADERLFLVGITGTNGKTTTACIVKHILDKLGSLCGLIGSIEWIIGKHHFPATHTTPDVLTNFKLFNDMTLAKCKSCVMEVSSHALDQGRVKEIEFDVAVFTNLDQDHLDYHMFIQNYLQAKLTLFSQLNPLAHKGPKTAVINLDSVYAEEIMKNTRAHLLTYGMDSRADLYAHQIKLTPEGIECFIHYQGEKIKLVSRLIGKHNLYNLLAAVGVGLSHGYCLKKIIYALKSFNQVPGRLEKVANSRGLYIFVDYAHTENALECVLSALKEIKQAKLIVVFGCGGNRDRQKRAKMGSIAEKLADVVIVTTDNPRQEDPQGIINDILKGCKNPNAILTFLNRKEAIFSAIEKGSSKDIVLIAGKGHETCQVFSQQSVVFDDRLVAKLACETAVFN; from the coding sequence ATGGAACGGATAAAATTAAAAAATCTTCTTAAGCGCCTAAAAATAAAAACATATAAAGGTGTAAAAGACCTAGAGATTACAGGAATTTGTGCAAACTCTAAATTAGTAGCGCCTGGTAATCTATTTATTGCTAAAAAAGGTTTGTCCCTTAATGGAGCAGAATTTATTTCAGAAGCAATAGCTGCTGGAGCTACCGCTGTTTTAACCGATTTATATAATCCTTTTCTATCTGATGTAGTGCAAATCATCCACCCTGATGTGAATGCAATAGAGGCACTACTTGCAAAAGAGTATTATCATCTTGCTGATGAAAGGCTATTTCTAGTAGGTATTACAGGTACAAATGGTAAGACAACAACAGCTTGTATTGTTAAACATATTTTGGATAAGCTCGGCAGTTTATGTGGATTGATCGGCTCTATCGAGTGGATTATTGGAAAGCACCATTTCCCTGCAACCCACACTACACCTGATGTCTTAACTAATTTCAAACTCTTTAATGACATGACTCTTGCTAAATGTAAAAGTTGTGTGATGGAGGTGTCTTCACATGCTTTAGATCAAGGTCGGGTAAAGGAGATTGAATTTGATGTGGCTGTGTTTACAAATCTTGACCAGGATCACCTAGATTACCACATGTTTATACAAAACTATTTACAAGCTAAGCTTACACTATTTTCACAACTCAATCCCTTAGCGCATAAAGGGCCAAAAACAGCCGTTATCAACCTAGATAGTGTTTATGCAGAAGAAATTATGAAAAATACCAGGGCGCATCTACTCACTTACGGTATGGATTCTAGAGCAGACCTATATGCACATCAAATAAAGTTAACTCCAGAGGGCATAGAATGTTTCATTCACTACCAAGGAGAAAAGATAAAACTGGTCTCTCGTTTAATTGGTAAACATAATCTGTATAATCTTCTTGCTGCAGTAGGAGTTGGCTTGTCTCACGGATACTGTTTGAAAAAAATTATATATGCCCTAAAATCATTTAATCAAGTGCCAGGGCGTTTAGAAAAAGTAGCTAATTCAAGAGGTCTTTACATTTTTGTAGATTATGCCCATACGGAAAACGCTCTCGAATGTGTATTATCTGCTCTTAAAGAGATAAAGCAGGCTAAATTAATCGTGGTGTTTGGATGTGGGGGCAATCGAGACCGTCAAAAAAGAGCTAAAATGGGCAGTATTGCAGAAAAATTAGCAGATGTTGTAATTGTAACTACAGACAATCCTAGACAAGAAGATCCTCAAGGAATTATAAATGATATTTTAAAAGGGTGTAAAAATCCCAATGCTATATTGACGTTTTTAAATCGGAAAGAAGCCATTTTTTCTGCAATAGAAAAAGGCTCTTCTAAAGATATTGTATTAATTGCAGGGAAAGGACATGAAACCTGTCAGGTCTTTTCTCAACAATCTGTAGTATTTGATGATCGTTTAGTTGCTAAGCTAGCGTGTGAAACTGCAGTTTTCAATTAA
- a CDS encoding peptidoglycan D,D-transpeptidase FtsI family protein produces MLDNNPSPWLVAYKRLVWVFGGLFLLFSILILRFFHLQIIEGKKWEKMARTQHQLLITEPCKRGVFYSNTALKKGHPENPQTFVIDILKFHLYADPKSIPSSHRKEITDKIADICLLNKAEAEKLQAYLNLNTRSRKLAMWLSQKQKNILQEWWFAFAKTHKIAQNALFFIQDYQRSYPFGKLLGQVLHTVRQEKDQKSQKSIPTGGMELFFNTILQGKEGKRYILRSPRHSLETAEVIAEPENGADIHLTINHHLQALAEEEIYKAVKLANAKSGWAVLMEPHTGEIWTLAQYPWFDPRDCQKYFNDENLIEHTKVKAITDPFEPGSTMKPLTVALALKANLELQRQGKPALFAPEEKIKIIGKTFPGRKKKPIRDVRSHSYLNMYMALQKSSNIYMAILVERIITELGEKWYRDALQDIFGFGLKTGIELPSESTGFLPVPGKKSKNGKTYWSVPTPYSMAFGHNITANSLQMLRAYAILANGGKDVKPTLVRKITRKKKEGLEEVLFDNTTQERVKGFPRLLEQEIIEHVLKALKYVTKPGGSAAKADIYGYTEVGKSSTSEKIVSGVYSKKNHISSFIGFAPVSSPRFVLLVVIDEPEYKYIPGVGRNQHGGRCAAPAFREIGLRTLEYLGIPPDDPHGYSPQDPRYDKEKGDWLKESRTLLELYKKWNG; encoded by the coding sequence ATGTTGGATAACAATCCCTCGCCTTGGCTAGTAGCTTATAAGCGCCTAGTATGGGTTTTTGGAGGACTTTTTCTCTTATTTTCTATACTTATTCTTCGATTTTTTCATCTGCAAATTATTGAGGGAAAAAAATGGGAAAAAATGGCCCGCACTCAACATCAATTACTGATTACAGAGCCATGTAAAAGAGGCGTATTTTATTCTAATACAGCTTTAAAAAAAGGACATCCAGAGAACCCTCAAACTTTTGTCATCGATATTTTAAAATTCCATTTGTATGCTGATCCTAAATCCATTCCTAGTTCTCATCGAAAAGAAATCACAGATAAAATTGCTGATATTTGTCTTTTAAATAAGGCAGAAGCTGAAAAGCTCCAGGCATACTTGAATCTCAATACTCGTTCGCGAAAGCTTGCTATGTGGCTGAGTCAAAAACAAAAAAATATACTTCAAGAATGGTGGTTTGCTTTTGCTAAAACACATAAAATTGCCCAAAATGCACTCTTTTTTATTCAAGATTATCAACGCTCTTATCCTTTTGGAAAATTACTAGGCCAAGTTTTACATACGGTCAGACAAGAAAAAGATCAAAAAAGTCAGAAAAGCATACCAACTGGTGGCATGGAGTTATTTTTTAACACCATTTTACAAGGTAAAGAGGGAAAGCGTTATATTTTACGCTCCCCTCGTCATTCTTTAGAGACAGCAGAGGTCATTGCAGAACCAGAAAATGGAGCGGATATACATTTAACAATTAACCACCATTTGCAAGCTTTAGCAGAAGAAGAAATTTATAAGGCTGTAAAACTTGCTAATGCAAAGAGTGGATGGGCTGTTTTAATGGAACCGCATACGGGGGAAATTTGGACCTTAGCTCAGTATCCGTGGTTTGATCCACGAGATTGTCAAAAGTATTTTAATGATGAAAATCTGATAGAACATACAAAGGTAAAAGCTATTACAGATCCTTTTGAACCTGGTTCAACGATGAAGCCATTAACAGTAGCACTAGCTCTTAAAGCCAATTTGGAGCTGCAAAGACAAGGTAAACCCGCTTTATTTGCGCCAGAGGAAAAAATCAAAATTATAGGAAAAACCTTTCCTGGACGCAAAAAAAAACCTATTCGCGATGTACGCTCCCATTCTTATTTGAATATGTATATGGCACTACAAAAGTCTTCAAATATTTATATGGCTATTTTAGTGGAAAGGATCATTACAGAGCTTGGAGAGAAGTGGTATAGGGATGCTCTACAAGATATTTTTGGCTTTGGTCTAAAAACGGGGATTGAACTTCCTTCTGAGAGTACAGGGTTTCTACCTGTACCTGGAAAGAAATCGAAAAATGGAAAAACATACTGGTCTGTTCCTACACCTTATTCCATGGCTTTTGGTCATAATATTACTGCGAATAGCCTACAAATGCTACGAGCATATGCTATTTTGGCTAATGGAGGAAAAGATGTAAAACCTACCTTAGTACGTAAAATTACTCGAAAAAAAAAAGAAGGTTTAGAAGAAGTTCTTTTTGACAATACAACTCAGGAAAGAGTAAAAGGGTTCCCTAGGTTATTAGAACAAGAGATTATAGAACATGTTTTAAAAGCTCTAAAATATGTGACAAAACCAGGAGGCTCCGCTGCTAAAGCGGATATTTATGGATATACCGAAGTGGGAAAATCATCAACTTCTGAAAAAATTGTAAGTGGGGTGTATTCCAAAAAGAATCATATTTCTTCTTTTATTGGATTTGCTCCTGTTTCTTCTCCTCGCTTTGTGCTTTTGGTTGTGATTGATGAGCCTGAATACAAATATATTCCCGGAGTAGGAAGAAACCAGCACGGAGGTAGATGTGCAGCTCCTGCTTTTAGAGAAATTGGACTGCGCACATTAGAATATCTTGGTATACCTCCAGACGATCCCCATGGGTATTCCCCTCAAGATCCTCGATATGATAAAGAAAAAGGGGATTGGCTAAAAGAGAGTCGAACTTTACTGGAATTATATAAAAAATGGAACGGATAA
- a CDS encoding division/cell wall cluster transcriptional repressor MraZ has translation MFFTKIYLRFLPTLCFSDRLWENVGMIGSIPMHKFFFSGSIATKIDEKGRFVLPQRMRFGLVENGVLEFSLGLGLGGCLAIYRQSDIQRIVAKFQEKSHLGKYQKFFTLFFSTLYQTTCDKIGRVHTPSMLRKAVGITSEIVIAGVLNKIEIWPKKEYDTQIETVLSGKDVDMNLAKLTEEAFALLEKPEEEMDDA, from the coding sequence ATGTTTTTTACTAAAATTTACTTAAGATTCTTGCCAACTTTATGTTTTAGTGATAGATTGTGGGAAAATGTGGGAATGATAGGCAGTATCCCTATGCATAAGTTCTTTTTTAGTGGGTCAATAGCAACTAAAATTGATGAAAAAGGAAGATTTGTGCTTCCTCAAAGGATGCGCTTTGGTTTGGTGGAAAATGGTGTATTAGAGTTCAGTCTAGGTCTTGGATTAGGGGGGTGTTTAGCTATTTACCGTCAAAGCGATATCCAAAGAATTGTAGCTAAATTCCAGGAAAAATCACACTTAGGCAAATATCAGAAATTTTTCACGTTGTTTTTTTCCACACTGTACCAAACCACATGCGATAAAATCGGAAGAGTGCATACTCCATCAATGCTGAGAAAAGCAGTAGGGATTACCTCTGAAATTGTAATCGCAGGAGTTCTTAACAAAATTGAAATTTGGCCAAAAAAAGAGTACGACACGCAGATTGAAACGGTACTAAGCGGTAAAGACGTTGATATGAATTTGGCTAAATTAACAGAAGAAGCATTTGCTTTACTCGAAAAACCAGAAGAGGAAATGGATGACGCATAA
- a CDS encoding DUF5399 family protein — protein sequence MPPRTIDNLGIEVSTRYAEDLRELDQKLLVEARGIQEQTEIEITHPFFLTELEVLLEPQKQQTWATFTPPKGYFEQKKRFFMFQLIPSLGSEEKHETQTQKILSLKTFSRKKRGNQQRQQEQESNRSDPEKEYHEKEKKILVSVLQTIMHLDKEIQEINARRGQYHKG from the coding sequence ATGCCACCACGTACAATTGATAACTTAGGAATAGAGGTCTCAACTCGGTATGCAGAGGACTTAAGAGAGCTCGACCAAAAACTACTGGTCGAAGCTCGAGGCATTCAAGAACAGACTGAAATAGAAATCACCCATCCATTCTTTCTCACAGAGTTAGAAGTTCTGCTCGAGCCTCAAAAACAGCAAACATGGGCAACTTTCACTCCTCCTAAAGGATACTTTGAGCAAAAAAAACGATTTTTTATGTTTCAATTGATCCCTTCTTTAGGGTCGGAAGAAAAACATGAAACGCAAACGCAAAAGATTCTTTCTCTGAAAACCTTTTCGAGAAAAAAAAGAGGTAATCAACAACGGCAACAAGAACAAGAATCAAATCGTTCCGATCCTGAAAAAGAATATCATGAGAAAGAAAAAAAAATACTCGTTTCTGTTTTACAAACCATTATGCATTTAGACAAAGAAATTCAAGAAATCAATGCTCGAAGAGGGCAATATCACAAAGGCTAA
- a CDS encoding tetratricopeptide repeat protein, whose translation MNQIDWISILGWSEEELSDLRFVGYSYIKQGKYDIAITFFEALTTLSPSSLYDLQTLGALYLQKNNNLMALNYIEKALKLDPLHQPTLLNRVKVLFALGYKKQALAQAKELERSQNPEMINQATALIMAYS comes from the coding sequence ATGAATCAAATTGATTGGATATCTATATTAGGATGGAGCGAAGAAGAGCTCTCCGATTTACGTTTTGTCGGCTATTCTTATATTAAACAAGGCAAATACGATATTGCGATTACTTTTTTTGAAGCGCTTACCACTTTATCTCCTTCTTCTCTTTACGACCTTCAAACTTTAGGTGCTTTATATCTACAGAAAAATAACAACCTAATGGCCTTAAATTATATTGAAAAGGCGCTTAAACTCGATCCACTTCACCAACCCACTTTACTTAATCGAGTAAAGGTTCTATTCGCTTTAGGTTACAAAAAACAAGCATTAGCTCAAGCTAAAGAACTTGAAAGAAGTCAAAATCCTGAAATGATAAACCAAGCTACAGCTCTTATCATGGCGTATAGCTAA